The genomic segment TTGTCAAAAGCAAGTTGAATCAAGCTCCTTTTTATTTTTCGAAATTAATAGAATTTGTGAAATCCTAGAGAACTAAAATTTTAATTTTTCAAAAAATATTTAGGTAACTAAATGATTTTCAAGTGCATATCTAACTAGTTCTGTTCTACTGGAAGTACCGGTTTTAATAAATAATCGACTCACATATTTCTCTACATTGCGGATAGAAGTCTCAAGTTGTCTTGCAATTTCTTTGTTCATTAAACCTTCCGCTACTAGTTGCAAAACGCTTGCCTCTCTTGGGGTGAAATTAGGAATCGAATCATCTTTGCGTGAGTGGTTTTTATCCCCATGGCTAAGCATTGATTTTATTTCTGTAATCTGTTTTGCCATTTGGCCAACATCAGCATTAGCAAATCTGGCTGCTTCAGTTAATAGTCGCTCTTGCCGCTGAACTACATTCTTAACTCTTGCAACTAGCTCATCTGGATCAAATGGTTTTGGCATGTAATCGTCTACACCCGCTTGATAACCCTGAGTCCTATCAGCAGTCATACCTTTAGCAGTAAGGAAAATGACAGGTGTACCTCCAAGTCTTTCATCTTCTCTAATTTTTTTTAAAAGCCCATAACCATCACATCTAGGCATCATGACGTCACTGATAATTACATCAGGGATCATTTTTTGAGCTTTTTCCCATCCCTCTTCTCCATCGACAGCGGTTGTAACTTGAAATCCTTCATCTTCAAGATAGGCCTGAACAGCAGTTCTTAAACCGGGTTCGTCATCGACAAGTAATATCCTTGGAGTTTGAGAAACTTCTTGTGTTGATGGATTGGGGTCACTCATAAAATTGGACTTCTAGAGCTTTCAGGGGATATTAACCTTTATTCCTCTCTTATTATTTAGATTAACGAATGAATCAATGGATAATAATCACCTAATTTTTGATTTTCAGTCTTCAACACCATGTTGTACGAAGGTTGTTGAGGAGATGGCTCCTTATTGGAATGAGTTGTGGGGTAATCCCTCTAATACTAATAATCGATCCGGTGTTTTTGCTTCAGCTGCAGTTGAAGTATCTCGTGAAAAAATAGCTTCATATTTGAATATAAATCCGAAAAGATTAATTTTCACGAGTGGGGCAACAGAAGCGAATAATTTGGGTTTAGTTGGACATGCAAGAGCTAAAGCACAACTGATTGGAAAACCCGGACACATAATTACTGTTTCAACTGAACATCATGCAGTCCTTGATCCGCTTAGGCAGCTTCAAAAAGAAGGGTTTCGCTTGACAGAATTGCATCCGAATAAAGAGGGTTTAATCAATATTGAACAACTTTCTGAAGCTTTTGAAAAAGATACTTTTCTGGTTAGCGTCATGGCTGCAAATAATGAGATAGGGGTTTTGCAACCTATTGGTGACATTGGGTCTTTTTGTAAGAGAAAGGGAATCGCTTTTCATTCTGATGCCGCTCAAGCCTTTGGATACTTAGATTTAGACCCCGATAAATTTCGCATTGATTTGATGAGTTTGAGTGCTCACAAAATCTATGGACCTAAAGGTATTGGGGCTTTGGTGATTAGGGAAGGATTCCCTCTTGAACCCTCTCAATATGGAGGAGGTCAGGAGCTTGGATTAAGATCTGGCACGCTTCCTGTCCCGTTAATTGTTGG from the Prochlorococcus marinus str. NATL2A genome contains:
- a CDS encoding cysteine desulfurase family protein: MDNNHLIFDFQSSTPCCTKVVEEMAPYWNELWGNPSNTNNRSGVFASAAVEVSREKIASYLNINPKRLIFTSGATEANNLGLVGHARAKAQLIGKPGHIITVSTEHHAVLDPLRQLQKEGFRLTELHPNKEGLINIEQLSEAFEKDTFLVSVMAANNEIGVLQPIGDIGSFCKRKGIAFHSDAAQAFGYLDLDPDKFRIDLMSLSAHKIYGPKGIGALVIREGFPLEPSQYGGGQELGLRSGTLPVPLIVGFAKAVEITKNDQDERNKRLLFFRNLLLSGLKKNISGLIVNGSIDQRLPHNLNITFPGVKGSQLHGQLRRFIFCTSGSACSNGEASHVLQEIGLSKKDAEASIRMSIGRNTTEKDINKAINIITNIVINLRQ
- a CDS encoding response regulator transcription factor; amino-acid sequence: MSDPNPSTQEVSQTPRILLVDDEPGLRTAVQAYLEDEGFQVTTAVDGEEGWEKAQKMIPDVIISDVMMPRCDGYGLLKKIREDERLGGTPVIFLTAKGMTADRTQGYQAGVDDYMPKPFDPDELVARVKNVVQRQERLLTEAARFANADVGQMAKQITEIKSMLSHGDKNHSRKDDSIPNFTPREASVLQLVAEGLMNKEIARQLETSIRNVEKYVSRLFIKTGTSSRTELVRYALENHLVT